A window of Aromatoleum bremense genomic DNA:
AAGTATGCCCATCTCGCCCGGATGACGTTTTGACCAAGGTCAACAAAGGGTGCCCCCGGCAGCGCTGCGATGTGCCCCGACTCATTTTGCCGACTCACTTTGCCGACTCACTTTGCCGACTTACTTCGGCAGCTCGCGATCCGTGCCGTCCGGCTGTCTCTCGGGAGGCGGCGGCGCATCGCGGTCATCCATCAGCACCCGGTACGCCGGACCTTCCATATCGTCGTACTGCCCTGACTTGAGCGACCACCAGAAGATCACGCCGATCACGAAAACCAGGACGACCGAGAGCGGGATCAGGATGTAAAGGCTTTCCATCAGCGAACCCCGCTCCGCGGTTGGCGCTGCAGACGCAGCGCGTTGAGAACGACGAGCAGCGAGCTTCCGGCCATGCCGATGCCCGCCATCCAGGGCGTGACCAGGCCGGCCATTGCGAGCGGCACCGAAGTGAAGTTGTACGCGAACGACCACCACAGGTTCTGCCGGATGATCCACAGCGTGCGGCGCGAAAGATCGAGCCCGCGCCCGAGCCCGGCGAGACTCTCGCTCAACAGCACGATGTCGGCTTCGTTGCGGGCGAGCTCGGTGCCGCCGCCCATCGCCACCGACACATGTGCCTGGGCAAGCACCGGAGCATCATTCACGCCGTCGCCGACCATCGCCACCACTGCCCCGGGGGCACGCTGCAGCCTCGCCAGGAACTGCTGCTTGCCCTGAGGCGTCAGGGCGCCGTGAGCGTCCTCGATGCCCAGGACCGCATCGACCGCGCCGGGCGAATCGCCGCTCAGCACCGTCATGCGCACCTTCTCTGCGAGAAGCTTCGTCGTCAGCTGCGCGGCCTCCTCGCGCGGCACGTCCGCGAGGCGGAACAGGCCGAGCCATTCGCCCGTTCTGCCGAGCGCGATCACCGACCCGCCCCGCGCCTCGAACTCCGCGCACCGGGCCGGTTCAGGGATGCCCAGTTGCGCAGCGACGTATGCCGCCCGTCCGATCGCATAGCGCACGCCCTCGATCCGCCCCGCGATGCCTTGCCCGGTTTGCGCGACAACCTCATCGACCGCGGGCAGCACGCCGTCTCCCGCGGCGCGGCGCAGTCCCGCGGCGACCGGATGTTCGGAATCGCGCTCGAGCGCCGCCGCCAGCCTGTGCAATCCGGCTTCGCCCAGTTCGCCGAGCGGCAGGACTTCCTCGAGGCTCATCCGCCCATGCGTCAGCGTGCCGGTCTTATCGAAGACGAAGTGGTTCGCACGCCCGAGCGTCTCGATCGCATGCCCGCGCGTCACCAGCACGCCCATTCGGGCCAGCGCGTCGGTAGCCACCGTCAGCGCCGTCGGCGTCGCCAGCGACAGCGCACAAGGACACGCGACCACCAGCACCGACACGAACACCCACAGCGCCCGTTCCGGCTCGATGAAGTACCACGCGATACCCGTCGCGAACGCAAGCGCGAGCAGCGCGACGATGAACACGGCCGCAAAGCGGTCCGACTGCTGCGCGATGCGGGGCTTTTCGCTCGCGCCGCGCTCCATCAGGCGGCAAATCGCCGCGAGGCGGGTCGAGTCCCCGACCTGCTCGACGCGCACCGTCAGCGGACTCGAAATATTGATGCTGCCGCCAGTGACCGGACTCCCGGCAGACTTCGGCACCGGCAGGCTCTCGCCCGTCAGCAGCGCCTCGTTCGCCTCGCTGCGCCCGTCGACAACGACGCCATCGGCGGGCATCACTTCACCGGGACGCACCCGCACGAAGTTGCCCGGCACCAGTTGCGACACCGGCACGCGCTCACCGTCCGGCGCCGGCCAGCCGGGCAGGCGCTCGGCAAACGCCGGCAGCACCTTGCCGAGTTCCTCGACGCCACGCACCGCCTTCTGGCGCGCCACCATCTCCAGATAGCGCCCGCACAGCAGGAAGAACACGAACATCGTCACCGAGTCGAAATACACCTCGCCGCCCCCGGCAAGCGTCGCCCAGACGCTCGCCGCGAAGGCGCTGCCAACTCCAAGCGCCACCGGCACGTCCATGCCCAAGCGGCGCAACTTCAGGTCGCGCAACGCCCGGCGGAAAAACGGCGCCGCGGAATACAGCACGACCGGAAGCGTCAACAGCAGGCTCGCCCAGCGCATCAGCTGCTCGATGTCCGGCGCCAGGTCGCCCTCCGGGGCGATGTACGCCGGGAAGGCGTACATCATCACCTGCATCATGCCGAAGCCGGCGACGAAGACGCGCCACAGCATCGAGCGGCGCTCGCGCTTGCCGATCTGCTCCGACCGCTCGGCGTCGTACGGATACGCGCGGTAGCCGATGGCCTGGATTGCGGACAGGATCCCGGACAGCTTGATGCGCCGTTCGTCCCAGCGCACCCGCGCACGACGGGTCGCATAGTTGACCTCGACCAGCGAAACGCCCGGCTGGCGTGCGACATGCTGTTCGTTCAGCCACACGCACGCGGCGCAGGTGATGCCCTCGAGGATCAGCGCCGCCTCGCGCTCGTGCTCGCCGATCGGCTGCACGAAGGTTTTCTGGAAATCGGGATGATCGAACAGCCCGAGTTCCTGCAGTTCGGCGGGCAGCGCCTCCTTCTGCGGCTCGGGCATCGCGTCGCGATGGCGGTAGTAATCGGTCAGGCCGTTGGCGACGATCGACTCGGCGACGGCCTCGCAGCCGACGCAGCACATGCGCCGCGACGCGCCGTCGATCGTTACATAGTGGTGCGTCTGGGGCGGGACCGGCAGACCGCAGTGATAGCAGTCCTGCTCAGGCAAGGATGCTCGGACGGGCTCGATTTCAGAGGCGCTCATCGGGGAAACACGGAGGACGGCGAGGACGGCGAGGGGCGGACCCGGCCGCCCGTTCAGGCAGCGAAACGTCTTTTAGCACACTTGACGTCCCGCCGCCATTGCACTGCAGCAAAACTTACGGCACGCCAGCCGCAAAGAGCCGCGATCGTCGCACGCCCCGCTTACCATCGCCGCGACGCCGTCCGCAGCCCGCTTCAGCTTATTTCGCCGTCATGCGAATCGCGCCGTCGAGGCGGATCGTCTCGCCGTTGAGGTAGGCGTTCTCGATGATGTGGCGAACCAGCGCCGCGTATTCCGCGGGCCGCCCCATGCGCGACGGGAACGGCACGGTCCTGCCGAGCGAATCCTGGACTTCCTGCGGCATCCCCATCAGCATCGGCGTCTCCATGATCCCCGGCGCGATCGTCATCACCCTCACGCCGAAGCGCGCCAGTTCGCGCGCCACCGGCAACGTCAGCCCGACAACGCCCGCCTTCGACGCCGCATACGCCGCCTGGCCGATCTGACCGTCATAGGCCGCGACCGACGCCGTGCTGACGATCACGCCGCGCTCGCCCTCCTCGTTCGGCGCCGCCTTTGTCATCACATCCGCCGCGAGGCGCATCATGTTGAAGCTGCCGATGAGGTTAACGGTAATCGTGCGCGCGAACGATTCGAGCCGATGCGGCCCCTCGCGGCCGACGACCTTCTCGGCCGGAGCGATGCCGGCGCAATTGACCAGCCCGTGCAATCCGCCGAAGCCGGACACCGCGCGATCGATCGCCGCCTTCGCGCTCGCCTCGTCGGTCACGTCGGTCGCGGCGAACGCCGCCGCACTGCCCAATTGCGCCGCCAGCGCCTCGCCCGCGTCACGATTCACGTCGGCCAGCACCACTTTGCCTCCGGCCCCGACCAGCATCCGCGCCGTCGCCGCCCCCAGCCCCGACCCGCCACCCGTGACGACGAACACGCCATTTTCGATCTTCATTGCGAGACTCTCCGTGAATGCCGCCCGGATGCGGGCGTACGAGGGCGCAACATAATGTCCGTTGACGTCAACGTCAACCTCAGCGATCGCTACACGCTCGGCTCGCCGCCGAGGAACCGGTACAGCGACACCAGAATTCCCGCCGTCGCGCCCCAGATGAAATACCCTTCGTACGGCATCGCGTAATACTGTCGCATCCGGCCCTGGTATTCCATGCTGTGACGCTGGTGGTTGGCCGGATCGAGGAAATGGGCCAGCGGCACTTCGAACGCTTCGGCGACTTCGAACGTGTCGAGCTTCAGCTCGAACGGCGGATGCACGAGCCCGACCACCGGCGTCACCCTGAAACCGGTCCCGGTGAAGTAGTCGGGCAGCTCTCCGAGCAGCTCGATGCGTTCCGGATCGAGACCGATCTCCTCCTCCGTCTCGCGCAACGCCGTCATCACCGCCGAGACGTCCGCCTTCTCGACCCGCCCGCCGGGAAAGCTGATCTGGCCGGGATGATGATGCAGATGATCCGTGCGGCGCGTCAGCAGCACCGCGAGCCGTTCCGGGCGCAGGACCACCGGGACCAGCACCGCGGCCGGGCGGAACGCCCCCCGGTGGGAGCCATCTTCGCGCACCGGCGCCATCTCCGGCGCATCGACAAACCGGCGCCGCAGCCCCTCGGCATCGAATGCCGTTTTCATGAGATTCTTTTCCGTCACTCGTTTCACCTTAGTAACGCTTGCGCAGCACGAGTCGGCCCCCCTCCCGCTGCATGTCCATGCGGCCGAGAAAACTCATCCCGAGCAGTACGAACGGCAGGTCGTTTTCATGCACCAGTCCATCGACACCGTGCACCGTGATGTCGCCGACGCGCAAGGTATCGAGCCGCACCTTCCACACCACCGCCGGCCCGCTCGCCGTCTGGGTGCGGGCCGGCATGCCACGACGATAGTCGATGCCGGCCCGCCGCGCGTCCGACAAGCCGATCGACACCATGCTCGCGCCGGTGTCGACGAGAAAACGCACCGCAGCCCCGTTGATCGTGCCGTTCGCGAAGTGATGGCCGGAGGAATCGGCAAAAAGACTGACTGTCGCTGACGCCGCTTCCGGCACCTCGGCGCGCAGCGCCGACTGCCCGAGCGCAATCCGGCGCGGCGTGCGATCCACCTCGACGACCGCCGTCTCGCCACGGACTTCGATCAACCTGACCCCCTCGCGCGTGCGTTCCCCGACCGCCAGCGTCTTCGGCGCACCGCCATCGACGATCAGCACCGCCTTCCCGCCGAACACGCCGACCAGCTCGACCTCGGCGCCGAACGACGCCGCGGCTGCGAAAGCCGCCCCGATCGACACCACCGCAACCCGGCACAGCTTCGAAATCCGCAGCATCGATGACCTTCGAAGAAGAAATTGGGCTGTGTGGCGGCAGTGCCGGAAGCCATCCCCAATAGTCGCCGGCCCACAAGAAATGGGCCGCCGTAACGAGTGTCGCAAGAGAAAAATCAGGATCTCAACCGCCATTCAAAGTAATGGCGTAGAGGTTACCGCCGAATGCTCAAGCGCACCAGACTGCATTGGAGAGGGATCAGGGAGGACAGCGTCACGGAGAGCATGTACTTGATTTGCATATTTTGCGCAGACCATCTATACATTTGACATGCCCAGAAAACGCACATCCGGCTTCAGCCTGATCGAACTGCTCGTCACACTCGCGGTGATCGGGATCCTGCTCGGTGCAGGCCAGCCTCTGATGGCCATGATGCTCGAATCCCGTCGCGTGAGCGGCGCCGCCGAAGCAGTTCAATCCGCGCTGCACTTCGCGCGGTCGGAAGGGATCAAGCAGATGGTTCCAATGGTCGTCACCTACTCCATGAACAACACGGGCGCGTGGCGCGTCGGCATCCGTGATCGCACCACCTGTGATACCGCCATTGCCGATCCCGAAGACGAAACAGCCTGCTCGATCCCGCAGGCTGACGAACGGGTTCTGAAGGTATTCGAGGCTGCTGAATTTCCGGGCGTGATCGCACGGGCCACTCGCGGATCGACACGTTTCAACCCCGTGCGCGGCACGGCGCTCGGTACGAACGCGACCGTAACGCTGAGATCGACAGGCGGGAAGGAGGTCCGCGTGATCGTCAGCAATATCGGACGGGTGCGCAGTTGTTCGCCAAGCGGCGACGGGAAAGTTCTCGGCTACCCGACCTGCCGATGAAGCATCGCGCATGCGCGATGCTTCATGCAGCCACCCGGGATCCGGCATTAATCGGCAGCCTCACCTGCACAACGAAACGCGCATCCTTCTGGAAAGTGCGCAACTGTGCTTCGGCGTCGAAATGCAGCGCGAGGCGTTCTTCGATATTCGCAAGGGCGATCCGGTTTCCCCTCGAAACTTCCGCCGCTGCATCGCGAATCGAATTGGCAACCTCGATGCGCAGTGCCCCACCTTCTGCATGGATCCGGACGAAGACATCCCCCCCGCCCGACGCCGGTTCGACGCCATACCGGACGGCGTTTTCAAGCAAGGGCTGCAGCAACAGGATCGGCACCGATGCGTCCAGCGGCGCGTTCTCGCAATCCCATTTCACCCGCAGGCGCTCCCCCAGCCGAAGCTGCTCGATCTGGAGATATGAACGCGCCAGTTGGATCTCGTCGGCGAGTGGCACCAGCGAACGCGGTTCGGCGAGCAGCACGCGGAACAGGTCCGACATGTCGAGCAGAACCTGCTCGGCCAGCCGCGGATCGCGCCGTACAAGCGACACTGCGGTATTAAGGCTATTGAACAGAAAATGCGGCCGAATGCGGGACTGCAGCGCCATCAGCCGAGCCTCCGCGAGCGCCGGGGAAAGTACTCGCTGGCGCCAGTTGAAGTACGCGAGGATCAGGCAGGCGAGTAGTGCGGCAACTGCGGCCGCCTTCAGCCCGCCGCCGGTCGGTAACGATCCGACCCACGCCTTCAGCGCGGCGTCCTGCACCGCCGAAACGCCCGCCGCCAGCCCGATCACCGCCCACACGCCCTGCCGGTACGGCAGACGTCCGAGCCACGGTGACAGCAGAAACAGCAGCAACACGACAACCAACAGCGAGGATTCGAACAGCAGTCCCGAGTCGGGAACGCGGAGCAAGGCCTCGAATCCGTCCGCTGAGTGCGCCAGCAGCGCGCCGAGACTTGCCAACTCCGCGATCACGAGAATCCGCAGAATCACGCCGAGGTTGCGGAAGTCGGGGAGGGTCACTGCGGCTGGTCGTTCGGCTGCAGACGTTGCTGGCTCGAGGTGCAAAAAACTAGCGATTACGGCCTGGCCTTTACCAACAAACTGCAGGGGTCCGCTTCTCGCTTTCCGCCACACCTTCCTTAAGGACTATCGTTGCGCAATCGGTGTCGTCGGCCTGCGCGCCGACCGCAGTTGCAGTCACCGTGTAACCCGTGCCTGATGTCCCTGAAATCGCGAGCGTGTAATGCTTCTCGGCCGATTCGTCGTCGAGCCCCAAGTCATCTACTAGGTTTGATGTGTACGTGGTGTTGTTCGTTCGCCATTTTTCCTGTTCGATCTGCACCCGCACCAGCGCTTCCTTGCCGTCCGCACGGCGAGCCTTGCGGACGAATTCCTGATAGCTCGGGTAGGCGATGGCAGCGAGGATGCCGACGACGGCGACGACAATCATCAATTCGATCAGCGTGAAGCCCTCCGCCGCTCGGTCAGCGGTGGGGCGGCCGCGCAAGTTGTGGCCTCTCTCGTTCATATCCGTGCTGCTCCCAAAATCAATTGTCCGGTTCAGGGTACGCAATTAGCTGCGGTCCCGCCGATCGCGAAGTTAAAGGTGCTGTTGCCCGCACTGATCGACTGACCCGTGAAATTGAAGGTGTAGGTCGTCGCAGTCGCAGTCGAAGGCGCTGCCGGCAACGGCGACGCCGTTCCGCTCGTGGCAGTCTGGCAAACAAAGTTGTCGCTTCCCGTGGTAACGGTGATCGCTCCCGACCAGCTGCCTCCGGTAAAGCCTGCGCCGGTAAAGGAGCAGGTATAAACGTCACTCACCGCGGCGGAACCTGACCAGGACGGCAAAGGAGTGCAGCTGCCGCCGCTGTTCGTCGTCATCGACTCGATCGTCGGCTTGCCGGAACCGGTCGTCGGGTTCCGGGTCACCGTGCCGGTGATGTTGATCGTGATTTCGGGCGCCGCGGCGTTCGGCAGCGGATCAGGGCAGGTCGTCGTGAAGCAGAAGAACTTGCCGGGGTTGCCGAGCACCACGTCCACACTGTTACCTTGCAGATAGGCAGTCTCTGTCGGAGCCAACGAGCCGCTATCCGCCGGATCCAATTTCCGGTGGTTCCGGGGGTTGTCCGCCTCGGTCGAGAACGGCACGTATGTGGGACTCACATTGTCATAGAGCCTGAGCTTCGCGCTGCAATCCGCGTCGACCGGATTGCCAGTAATCCGCGTCAGCAGGAAATCGTGGCCGTCATAAAGCGCGGCCGTGTAATCGCTGGTGTCGCTCGACTGCACGCCGATGCCGGTCGACTTGAAGAACGCACCGGCCGACACATAACCGCGATACATCCGCGACGTGCCAAGCGCCGGATGGCGATTGTCGCTCTTCACATCTGTAGCCACCGCGGTGACCGCCGGATCGCCGAGACAGACGCGGTCGTTCGTGTTCGCGCTATCGGTGCGGATCACGCCGATATTGCCGAACCAGTTCGCGCCGACATAGCAGCGGTAGCTGAAAGTCCTGTAGACCGTGCTCGGACTTTGGTAATACGGCGGCGGGGTCGGAGTGACCGGATTCTTTTCGGGCGTCATCGAGCAGAACGACGCATCGGAAATCACGATATAGACGTCTTCGTTGTTGAGCGAACTCAGGTTGTTCTGATCGATATACACATTGCCGGCGATCTCGCTGAAGCGCTCGTCCTCTCGGGTCGCGGTCAGCAAAACGTTGCCGTTCGAATCGACGAGGCGCCAGATGTTATCGGTGTCCTGCTGCTGGCGCAGCCCGTCGGCATTGGGCGTGACGGTGTTGTCCACGGTCCTCGTCCCGTCGCCGAGCCGCGCCCGCCCGGTCGGCGTTTCGGCGTGGCTGCCCACCCCCTCGCCGGGCTTGACGAGCGCGACCGCCTTGCCGGGGTCGTCCCACGCGACAACCGAGCGCACATCGACGGCCTGTTCGATGTTCATCCGGTCAGTCCACGACACGAGCACCGAGATTTCCGCATGATCGTCATCTTCCGTGATCGTTTCGGGCGTTATCGTCCAGCAACGTTCGAACGCGGTCGATTGCACGTCGGACGCCGACATGCCGTACACGCTGTCGCAATCGCCGGCAATCGCCTCGAACTGACTCCTCACCATCAGCGAACGCAACTCCTCGAGCTTGCCTTCCGCCAACTGCACGGCCTGCGTCCGCGATTTGGCCTGCCCGCTGACCTCGATAAAGAAGGTGTTCAGTTTCGCGATGCCGAGAATCCCGGCAGCCATCACCACCAGGGCGACCATTGCCTCGATGAGTACCATGCCCCTGTAGGCCTGCCGTCCAGCGTTTTTCATGGCCGCTTCACCTGTCGAATATGTTGCGTAAGCTTAGAAATCGCGCCAGCTTCCCGGCAGAGAGGCATAACTTCCGGCATTTCCCGCCCCCCCGATCGCATCCGGATCGTAGATCACGTTGAGGCTGCCGTCGGCGTCGACGCTGCCGGTGATGAGCACTGCGCCGCGGATCGTCGCCGAACCGCTCTGCGTCAGATTCCCCCTCACGAAGACAATACCGAAGATCGTCGGGCTGCCGCTGAGGTCGAGGTCACCATCGACGACCAGCACCACGGGTTTGTCGGCCGAGCCGATGTCCTGATTGATCGCGGCATTGCCCTCGACCCAGAATACTGTGCCACCGCCGTTGTCGGCTTCCCCGTCACCGATGGAACCCGCGTCGGCGCCGGCCACGACCTCTTCGGCCTGCGTGGACTTGTACTCATTCGGCTTCATGCCGAGGAAATTCTCGAAATACTGGTCCTCGGTCAAGTTCGCGAGCGTCGTATCGCTCTGGATGACGTCCGGCCCGTAGACGCCGGTGCTCGTCGTACAGATCAGGTCGGGCGCCTGCGCATCGTTGCAAACCTGATTGCCGCCGCCGACCTGAGTGGTGACCTCGTCGGAGGTGCAGTCGCCGGCCGCGCAGTCGCTGGTGCCATCGGTGACCCCGGGCCGCCGGATCACCGTCTTGCCGGTGTTGCCGGTGTTGTCGAGCGTCGAGCCGGTCCACACGGTCAGATTATTGAAGTAATTGACGACCGTCGCGTTGCCGCTCATCCCGACCGAGCCCTTCGCAATCAGCGGATTCGAGACGTCTCCCGGCACCGGGTCGGTCTTCGCGACCAGCGTGAGGATGCGTTTTCTCGCCGCACTGTCGTCGCTCCATCCGCACGAAACCGCCCAAGCCGTTTTTGCAGAGGCCCCAGGATTGGTACACGAAGCTGCCGTGATGCCATCGTCGGCACTATCTGCACACTGGGGCAGATTGGCAAAATCAAGGGTCGTTGGTTCGCAGAACAACACGCTGAAACTCGAATTCGGATTCGCCGGTGTCCAGCTGGCGTTCAGCGCGGTCTGTGCTGCGACATCGAAGTCGATGTCGCCTTCGCTCGCATTGATTTGCTGGATCGTCAGCTCGATGCCGGCCTCGGCCGCCTCGAACGCCTGCTTGCTGCGCACTTCGTTCGCCGACATGCGCTGCTCGCCAACAACCGTATTGGAAGCGTAGAGCACCAGTAGCGTGGCCGCGATCAGCAGCACCATCGATACCAGCAGCGTGGCGGCGCCATGCTGTTGCGCACGCGATCCGCTCGGTTTTCGCATCACATCACCCCACTCACTACCAGTTGAAGATACGGTTGTTCGCCAGATGCACGGTCTCGGTGATCGTGCTCGCCATCACCGAATCGCTCGCGTGGTGGCCAGTCAGCGTGATCGTCACCTGCCGCACTTCAGTCAACACCTCGCCAGCCACGGGCGCGACATAGGTGCCGCCGTTGTTCATCGTGACGTCGGCGGCGGCGGCCGCGCACGCCGCGACGGTGCTCCCGGCCGTCTCGAGCTTCCACGAAATGTCCT
This region includes:
- a CDS encoding pilus assembly PilX family protein — its product is MRKPSGSRAQQHGAATLLVSMVLLIAATLLVLYASNTVVGEQRMSANEVRSKQAFEAAEAGIELTIQQINASEGDIDFDVAAQTALNASWTPANPNSSFSVLFCEPTTLDFANLPQCADSADDGITAASCTNPGASAKTAWAVSCGWSDDSAARKRILTLVAKTDPVPGDVSNPLIAKGSVGMSGNATVVNYFNNLTVWTGSTLDNTGNTGKTVIRRPGVTDGTSDCAAGDCTSDEVTTQVGGGNQVCNDAQAPDLICTTSTGVYGPDVIQSDTTLANLTEDQYFENFLGMKPNEYKSTQAEEVVAGADAGSIGDGEADNGGGTVFWVEGNAAINQDIGSADKPVVLVVDGDLDLSGSPTIFGIVFVRGNLTQSGSATIRGAVLITGSVDADGSLNVIYDPDAIGGAGNAGSYASLPGSWRDF
- a CDS encoding type IV pilus modification PilV family protein, translated to MKNAGRQAYRGMVLIEAMVALVVMAAGILGIAKLNTFFIEVSGQAKSRTQAVQLAEGKLEELRSLMVRSQFEAIAGDCDSVYGMSASDVQSTAFERCWTITPETITEDDDHAEISVLVSWTDRMNIEQAVDVRSVVAWDDPGKAVALVKPGEGVGSHAETPTGRARLGDGTRTVDNTVTPNADGLRQQQDTDNIWRLVDSNGNVLLTATREDERFSEIAGNVYIDQNNLSSLNNEDVYIVISDASFCSMTPEKNPVTPTPPPYYQSPSTVYRTFSYRCYVGANWFGNIGVIRTDSANTNDRVCLGDPAVTAVATDVKSDNRHPALGTSRMYRGYVSAGAFFKSTGIGVQSSDTSDYTAALYDGHDFLLTRITGNPVDADCSAKLRLYDNVSPTYVPFSTEADNPRNHRKLDPADSGSLAPTETAYLQGNSVDVVLGNPGKFFCFTTTCPDPLPNAAAPEITINITGTVTRNPTTGSGKPTIESMTTNSGGSCTPLPSWSGSAAVSDVYTCSFTGAGFTGGSWSGAITVTTGSDNFVCQTATSGTASPLPAAPSTATATTYTFNFTGQSISAGNSTFNFAIGGTAANCVP
- a CDS encoding sensor histidine kinase — encoded protein: MWRKARSGPLQFVGKGQAVIASFLHLEPATSAAERPAAVTLPDFRNLGVILRILVIAELASLGALLAHSADGFEALLRVPDSGLLFESSLLVVVLLLFLLSPWLGRLPYRQGVWAVIGLAAGVSAVQDAALKAWVGSLPTGGGLKAAAVAALLACLILAYFNWRQRVLSPALAEARLMALQSRIRPHFLFNSLNTAVSLVRRDPRLAEQVLLDMSDLFRVLLAEPRSLVPLADEIQLARSYLQIEQLRLGERLRVKWDCENAPLDASVPILLLQPLLENAVRYGVEPASGGGDVFVRIHAEGGALRIEVANSIRDAAAEVSRGNRIALANIEERLALHFDAEAQLRTFQKDARFVVQVRLPINAGSRVAA
- a CDS encoding GspH/FimT family pseudopilin, whose translation is MPRKRTSGFSLIELLVTLAVIGILLGAGQPLMAMMLESRRVSGAAEAVQSALHFARSEGIKQMVPMVVTYSMNNTGAWRVGIRDRTTCDTAIADPEDETACSIPQADERVLKVFEAAEFPGVIARATRGSTRFNPVRGTALGTNATVTLRSTGGKEVRVIVSNIGRVRSCSPSGDGKVLGYPTCR
- a CDS encoding CoA pyrophosphatase yields the protein MKTAFDAEGLRRRFVDAPEMAPVREDGSHRGAFRPAAVLVPVVLRPERLAVLLTRRTDHLHHHPGQISFPGGRVEKADVSAVMTALRETEEEIGLDPERIELLGELPDYFTGTGFRVTPVVGLVHPPFELKLDTFEVAEAFEVPLAHFLDPANHQRHSMEYQGRMRQYYAMPYEGYFIWGATAGILVSLYRFLGGEPSV
- a CDS encoding heavy metal translocating P-type ATPase; its protein translation is MSASEIEPVRASLPEQDCYHCGLPVPPQTHHYVTIDGASRRMCCVGCEAVAESIVANGLTDYYRHRDAMPEPQKEALPAELQELGLFDHPDFQKTFVQPIGEHEREAALILEGITCAACVWLNEQHVARQPGVSLVEVNYATRRARVRWDERRIKLSGILSAIQAIGYRAYPYDAERSEQIGKRERRSMLWRVFVAGFGMMQVMMYAFPAYIAPEGDLAPDIEQLMRWASLLLTLPVVLYSAAPFFRRALRDLKLRRLGMDVPVALGVGSAFAASVWATLAGGGEVYFDSVTMFVFFLLCGRYLEMVARQKAVRGVEELGKVLPAFAERLPGWPAPDGERVPVSQLVPGNFVRVRPGEVMPADGVVVDGRSEANEALLTGESLPVPKSAGSPVTGGSINISSPLTVRVEQVGDSTRLAAICRLMERGASEKPRIAQQSDRFAAVFIVALLALAFATGIAWYFIEPERALWVFVSVLVVACPCALSLATPTALTVATDALARMGVLVTRGHAIETLGRANHFVFDKTGTLTHGRMSLEEVLPLGELGEAGLHRLAAALERDSEHPVAAGLRRAAGDGVLPAVDEVVAQTGQGIAGRIEGVRYAIGRAAYVAAQLGIPEPARCAEFEARGGSVIALGRTGEWLGLFRLADVPREEAAQLTTKLLAEKVRMTVLSGDSPGAVDAVLGIEDAHGALTPQGKQQFLARLQRAPGAVVAMVGDGVNDAPVLAQAHVSVAMGGGTELARNEADIVLLSESLAGLGRGLDLSRRTLWIIRQNLWWSFAYNFTSVPLAMAGLVTPWMAGIGMAGSSLLVVLNALRLQRQPRSGVR
- a CDS encoding retropepsin-like aspartic protease family protein; translation: MLRISKLCRVAVVSIGAAFAAAASFGAEVELVGVFGGKAVLIVDGGAPKTLAVGERTREGVRLIEVRGETAVVEVDRTPRRIALGQSALRAEVPEAASATVSLFADSSGHHFANGTINGAAVRFLVDTGASMVSIGLSDARRAGIDYRRGMPARTQTASGPAVVWKVRLDTLRVGDITVHGVDGLVHENDLPFVLLGMSFLGRMDMQREGGRLVLRKRY
- the ccoS gene encoding cbb3-type cytochrome oxidase assembly protein CcoS, with the protein product MESLYILIPLSVVLVFVIGVIFWWSLKSGQYDDMEGPAYRVLMDDRDAPPPPERQPDGTDRELPK
- a CDS encoding 3-hydroxyacyl-CoA dehydrogenase yields the protein MKIENGVFVVTGGGSGLGAATARMLVGAGGKVVLADVNRDAGEALAAQLGSAAAFAATDVTDEASAKAAIDRAVSGFGGLHGLVNCAGIAPAEKVVGREGPHRLESFARTITVNLIGSFNMMRLAADVMTKAAPNEEGERGVIVSTASVAAYDGQIGQAAYAASKAGVVGLTLPVARELARFGVRVMTIAPGIMETPMLMGMPQEVQDSLGRTVPFPSRMGRPAEYAALVRHIIENAYLNGETIRLDGAIRMTAK
- a CDS encoding type IV pilin protein, encoding MRTLNRTIDFGSSTDMNERGHNLRGRPTADRAAEGFTLIELMIVVAVVGILAAIAYPSYQEFVRKARRADGKEALVRVQIEQEKWRTNNTTYTSNLVDDLGLDDESAEKHYTLAISGTSGTGYTVTATAVGAQADDTDCATIVLKEGVAESEKRTPAVCW